One Tunturibacter gelidoferens genomic region harbors:
- a CDS encoding carboxypeptidase regulatory-like domain-containing protein — MRRQSVRSLQAVLYSLAAILLTILGTSFANAQTFRGGINGTVTDRTGAAIANATVVAVQTDTDVKHTTTSSSGGEFLFQDLPLGNYSVTVSFSGFQTVKTDKIAVQAGVIFTLPVSLPLSSSATTVEVDAAAVALDTTTTTQTTVLDAKVVSDLPLNGRDFTQMISLTAGYAGYSGGGFGSLNGTRANQMNWQIDGVDNNDLWHNVPAVNQGGVSGIAGIILPLDAVDQFSAQTQSGPEGGRNPGGTINLTLRSGTNQLHGTAYYFNRNELFGAKSPFATTKQKVRNYNTGFSLGGPFLKDKLFGFATFEHQRFTIGQSGTATEPSIGWQTQAEAILAAKGVPVNPVMVSVLNRLWGSNVLAQDTVGVVNNYHSSDPEFGYSWNGLGKIDYRISDKDNLSAHWFVGQGSQVAPVGSQLLAYYEVAPIHVQNIAIVYNRVISSSISNQVLAGVNYFNQVFNDNETGQDVQSLGFITGATFPNAPNITIGRPASSGGGTTAQSSNFDPVGLTPPEGRNDITGHLTDQLSWTKGRHQMRFGGEYRQAQLDEFYHRHSTGSFTFDGSQVGGPGYAGALADFLAGETSSASITIGDPERQVFVNTWFLNAGDSWQLTPKLNVNYGIRYDYEGPLHNSNKDLAVFRPALISNQGLAFQGNQISSLYPQYYKNFSPRVGFSYAIDQNTVVRAGYGWFADTPNLNPFLDNRPGNQAPNGVEGNPGGASPVYSVSAAKGGSNTTIVGGVPIFPSSVGYPCKPTSPCGVFSVNPNFRPSYNENYSVNLEHTLASSVIFQLGYVGSSARHLLSLLDINQAAPGVYTDTLDPITGAVLVGSDFKRQQTRPYYSQYGQYGNINQIESIGTANYNSFQAQIRVTNWHRFSSQTVFTWSHALDEVTAYRGALPQDSTNFKGDYSNSDFDTRATFVSFLSYDVPGSQHLKGLTGGWQVNGLLTFHGGQPFTVRASGDISGTNEGNDRAVQIAPARVGYQGQSTTANWIDLSAFQDPAPGTFGTVRRNSFYAPGYNDVDLSVFKNTKIGERLTIQLRAEMFNLFNRNNFAPPSPSVGGSSQLSDTIGDYNGAPGIGAGEAFNTQFGGKIIF, encoded by the coding sequence ATGCGTAGGCAATCGGTAAGATCCTTACAGGCTGTGCTCTACAGTCTCGCCGCCATTCTGCTAACCATTCTCGGAACATCGTTTGCAAACGCCCAGACCTTCCGCGGCGGAATCAACGGTACCGTAACTGACCGCACCGGCGCTGCCATTGCGAACGCAACCGTCGTCGCCGTCCAAACCGATACTGACGTCAAGCACACAACCACCAGCTCCAGTGGTGGCGAGTTCCTCTTCCAGGATCTTCCCCTCGGCAACTACAGCGTCACCGTCAGTTTCTCTGGATTTCAGACTGTAAAGACCGACAAGATCGCGGTCCAGGCCGGCGTAATCTTCACTCTGCCAGTCTCTCTTCCACTCTCGAGTTCGGCCACAACTGTAGAAGTCGATGCAGCAGCCGTAGCTCTCGATACCACAACCACCACGCAGACCACCGTGCTCGATGCCAAAGTCGTGTCAGACCTGCCACTCAACGGTCGCGACTTCACTCAGATGATCTCGCTCACGGCGGGCTACGCCGGCTATAGCGGCGGCGGCTTCGGCTCCCTCAACGGAACCCGCGCCAATCAAATGAACTGGCAGATCGACGGCGTCGATAACAACGATCTCTGGCATAACGTCCCTGCAGTTAACCAGGGCGGCGTCTCCGGCATCGCCGGCATCATCCTCCCACTCGACGCAGTCGACCAGTTCTCCGCCCAGACACAGTCCGGTCCCGAAGGCGGACGCAACCCAGGTGGCACCATCAACCTGACCCTCCGCTCTGGTACCAATCAACTTCACGGCACCGCATACTACTTCAATCGCAATGAACTCTTCGGGGCCAAGAGCCCCTTCGCAACCACCAAGCAGAAGGTCCGCAACTACAACACCGGCTTCTCCCTCGGTGGCCCGTTCCTCAAAGACAAGCTCTTCGGCTTTGCCACCTTCGAACATCAGCGCTTCACCATCGGCCAATCTGGAACCGCTACCGAACCATCGATCGGCTGGCAAACCCAGGCCGAAGCGATCCTCGCTGCCAAAGGCGTTCCAGTCAATCCCGTGATGGTGTCTGTCCTCAACAGGTTGTGGGGCTCCAATGTTCTCGCTCAGGACACCGTCGGAGTCGTCAACAACTACCACTCCAGCGATCCCGAGTTCGGATACAGCTGGAATGGTCTCGGCAAGATTGACTATCGAATCAGCGACAAAGATAACCTCAGCGCTCACTGGTTCGTCGGCCAGGGCAGTCAGGTTGCGCCCGTCGGATCCCAGCTTCTCGCTTACTACGAAGTCGCACCAATTCACGTACAGAACATCGCCATCGTCTACAACCGCGTCATCTCTTCCAGCATCTCGAACCAGGTTCTCGCCGGAGTCAACTACTTCAATCAGGTCTTCAACGACAACGAAACCGGTCAGGATGTTCAAAGCCTCGGTTTCATTACCGGCGCCACCTTTCCTAACGCTCCGAACATCACCATCGGCAGGCCCGCCAGCTCAGGCGGCGGCACAACCGCCCAAAGCAGCAACTTTGATCCCGTCGGTCTGACGCCGCCCGAGGGACGAAATGACATCACGGGCCACCTCACAGACCAGCTCTCATGGACCAAGGGCAGGCACCAGATGCGCTTCGGCGGAGAATATCGGCAGGCGCAGCTCGACGAGTTCTACCATCGCCACTCCACCGGCTCCTTCACCTTTGATGGCAGCCAGGTCGGCGGCCCCGGTTACGCAGGTGCACTCGCCGATTTCCTGGCGGGCGAAACTTCCTCAGCCAGCATCACCATCGGAGATCCAGAGCGTCAGGTCTTCGTCAATACTTGGTTCCTGAACGCCGGCGACTCCTGGCAGCTCACTCCGAAGCTCAACGTAAACTACGGCATTCGTTACGACTATGAAGGTCCACTTCACAACTCCAACAAGGATCTGGCCGTGTTCCGTCCAGCTCTCATCTCAAATCAAGGCCTCGCCTTCCAGGGAAATCAGATCAGCTCGCTCTATCCTCAGTACTACAAAAACTTCAGCCCCCGTGTCGGTTTCAGCTACGCGATCGACCAGAATACAGTCGTCCGCGCTGGCTACGGCTGGTTTGCTGATACTCCCAACCTCAATCCCTTCCTCGACAATCGTCCGGGCAACCAGGCTCCCAACGGAGTCGAAGGCAATCCCGGCGGTGCAAGCCCCGTCTACTCCGTCTCGGCTGCCAAGGGCGGTTCGAACACCACCATAGTTGGAGGCGTTCCGATCTTTCCCTCGTCAGTTGGTTACCCTTGCAAACCAACTTCACCGTGCGGCGTCTTCTCCGTCAACCCCAACTTCCGCCCCTCCTACAACGAGAACTACAGCGTAAACCTCGAGCACACGCTGGCGTCCAGCGTTATCTTTCAACTAGGGTATGTGGGCTCCTCAGCCCGTCACCTCCTCAGCCTTCTCGACATCAATCAAGCCGCTCCCGGAGTCTATACAGACACGCTCGACCCTATTACCGGCGCAGTACTGGTCGGCTCCGACTTCAAGCGCCAGCAGACACGCCCCTACTATAGCCAGTATGGCCAGTACGGCAACATCAACCAGATTGAAAGCATCGGGACTGCAAACTATAACTCCTTCCAGGCGCAGATTCGCGTTACCAACTGGCATCGCTTCTCCTCCCAAACCGTCTTCACCTGGTCACACGCCCTTGACGAAGTCACCGCTTACCGCGGCGCTCTTCCTCAAGACAGTACCAACTTCAAAGGGGACTACAGCAACTCAGACTTCGATACCAGGGCCACCTTCGTCAGCTTCCTGAGCTACGATGTTCCCGGTTCGCAGCACCTGAAGGGGCTCACCGGTGGCTGGCAGGTCAATGGTCTGCTTACCTTCCATGGTGGCCAGCCCTTTACGGTTCGTGCCTCCGGAGACATCAGCGGCACCAACGAAGGCAACGACCGCGCAGTTCAAATTGCTCCAGCACGCGTCGGCTACCAAGGCCAGTCCACTACCGCAAACTGGATCGATCTCAGCGCCTTCCAGGATCCGGCTCCGGGCACCTTCGGCACCGTTCGCCGCAACTCCTTCTACGCTCCCGGCTACAATGACGTCGATCTCTCCGTCTTCAAAAACACGAAGATCGGCGAGCGTCTCACCATCCAGCTCCGCGCAGAGATGTTCAACCTCTTCAACCGAAATAACTTCGCTCCTCCTTCCCCATCCGTCGGCGGCAGCTCGCAACTCAGCGATACCATCGGCGACTATAACGGCGCACCCGGCATCGGAGCCGGCGAAGCATTCAACACTCAATTCGGTGGAAAGATCATCTTCTAA
- a CDS encoding glycosyltransferase family 2 protein yields the protein MISVLILTRNEQRDLPACLSSVSWSDDIHVFDSHSTDNTVEIAKAAGTHIHTRPFDDYATHRNAALTTLPFKHQWVFILDADERPTPELSREMQQLALAAPDQTAAFRVRRRDFLFDTWLKHAQISPFYIRLVRPERARYTRAINEVLEIDGPVAELSYPLDHYPFSKGIARWVEKHNLYSTMEAELIVRNQGLQNPSFITALRDPDFHTRRLHQKAIFYRLPGRPLIKWLYMVFFRGAILDGAAGLTYATLQAFYEYLIVLKTKELRSGGA from the coding sequence ATGATCTCCGTTCTCATCCTCACCCGCAACGAGCAGCGCGACCTCCCCGCCTGTCTCTCCTCCGTCTCCTGGTCCGACGACATTCACGTCTTCGACTCCCACTCCACAGACAACACCGTCGAGATCGCCAAAGCTGCCGGCACCCACATCCACACCCGCCCCTTCGACGACTACGCCACCCACCGCAACGCCGCCCTCACCACCCTGCCCTTCAAACACCAGTGGGTCTTCATCCTCGACGCCGATGAGCGACCCACCCCCGAGCTCTCCCGCGAGATGCAGCAGCTCGCACTCGCCGCCCCCGACCAGACCGCCGCCTTCCGCGTACGCCGCCGCGACTTCCTCTTCGACACCTGGCTCAAACACGCGCAGATCTCTCCGTTCTACATCCGTCTCGTACGCCCCGAGCGCGCCCGCTACACCCGCGCGATCAACGAAGTCCTTGAGATCGACGGCCCCGTAGCCGAACTCAGCTATCCACTCGATCACTACCCCTTCTCCAAGGGCATCGCCCGCTGGGTCGAGAAGCACAACCTCTACTCCACCATGGAGGCCGAGCTCATCGTCCGCAACCAGGGCCTGCAGAATCCCTCCTTCATCACAGCCCTCCGCGACCCGGACTTCCACACCCGCCGCCTCCACCAGAAGGCCATCTTCTACCGCCTTCCAGGCCGCCCTCTCATCAAGTGGCTTTACATGGTCTTCTTCCGCGGTGCAATACTCGACGGCGCCGCCGGCCTCACCTACGCCACCCTGCAGGCCTTCTATGAGTACCTCATCGTTCTCAAGACTAAAGAACTTCGCAGCGGCGGAGCATAG
- a CDS encoding phosphoketolase family protein, whose translation MSNVSKELVKDKSQGGKPLSAEELRKLDAYWRACNYLCVGMLYLRANPLLREPLKAEHIKNRLLGHWGSDPGQTFVWVHLNRLIKKYDLDLIYLSGPGHGAPATLSNSYLEGVYSEVYPDKSEDVAGMLKFFKQFSFPGGIGSHCTPETPGSIHEGGELGYSLSHGFGAAFDNPDLIVTVVVGDGEAETGPLATSWHSNKFLNPVRDGAVLPILHLNGYKIANPTVLARISPEELEWMFKGFGWEPHVVEGDDPATMHQLMAGVMEDCVKEIRAIQKKARSAPKGTAPERPRWPMIILRSPKGWTCPKEIDGHKLEGSWRAHQMPVLDPVTNPKHLKLVEKWMKSYKPEDLFDESGKLIAELREMAPVGRRRITANPHANGGLLRKPMELPDFRDYAVKVEKPGQIEVSPTDVLAHFLRDAMKRNMTSFRVFGPDETASNKLQAIYEASGKTWMAKLLPEDADGGDLARDGRVMEILSEHTLEGWFEGYVLTGRHGFFSTYESFVHIIDSMFNQHAKWLEKSKLELRWRAPISSINLLITSLVWRQDHNGFTHQDPGFLDVVTNKSPEVTRIYLPPDANCLLSVGDHCLRSSNYVNVIVADKAPHLQYLNMDDAVKHCTKGIGIWDFASNDAGDEPDAVIACAGDIPTEEALAAVAILRERCPDVKIRFVNVVDLFRLMPETEHPHGLSEKEFDSLFTKNKPVIFNFHAYASLVHKLTYKRTNHENFHVRGYKEKGNINTPLELAILNQIDRFDLAIDVIDRVPRLQMTAAHTKEWLKGQIIEAVNYAHENGIDSKEIREWKWPL comes from the coding sequence ATGAGTAATGTGTCCAAGGAACTGGTTAAAGACAAGAGTCAGGGTGGTAAGCCGCTTTCGGCTGAGGAACTGCGGAAGCTGGATGCCTATTGGCGGGCGTGCAACTATCTTTGTGTTGGGATGCTTTACTTGCGGGCGAATCCCCTGTTGCGGGAGCCGTTGAAGGCGGAGCATATTAAGAACCGGCTGTTGGGGCACTGGGGTTCGGACCCTGGGCAGACGTTTGTGTGGGTGCATCTGAACCGGCTCATCAAGAAGTACGATTTGGATTTAATTTATTTGTCGGGTCCGGGACATGGGGCGCCAGCTACGCTTTCGAACAGTTATCTGGAGGGTGTGTATTCGGAGGTGTATCCAGATAAGAGCGAAGACGTTGCGGGAATGCTGAAGTTCTTCAAACAGTTTTCGTTTCCGGGTGGGATTGGGAGTCACTGCACGCCAGAGACGCCGGGGTCGATTCATGAGGGGGGCGAGCTGGGCTACAGCTTGTCGCATGGGTTTGGCGCGGCGTTTGATAATCCTGACTTGATTGTGACCGTAGTGGTGGGAGATGGAGAAGCTGAGACGGGGCCGCTGGCTACGTCCTGGCACTCGAACAAATTCTTGAATCCTGTAAGGGATGGTGCGGTGCTGCCAATACTGCACCTTAACGGTTACAAAATAGCTAATCCTACAGTGCTGGCGCGTATTTCTCCCGAAGAGTTGGAGTGGATGTTCAAGGGATTTGGCTGGGAGCCGCATGTTGTCGAAGGAGATGATCCGGCGACGATGCACCAGTTGATGGCGGGAGTGATGGAGGATTGCGTGAAGGAGATTCGCGCGATTCAGAAGAAAGCCAGGAGTGCGCCGAAGGGGACAGCGCCGGAGCGGCCGCGGTGGCCGATGATTATTCTGCGTTCGCCGAAGGGATGGACTTGCCCGAAGGAGATTGATGGGCACAAGCTGGAGGGCTCGTGGCGAGCGCACCAGATGCCGGTTCTCGATCCCGTGACGAATCCGAAACACTTGAAGCTGGTTGAGAAGTGGATGAAGAGTTACAAGCCTGAGGATTTGTTTGATGAATCCGGCAAGTTGATTGCGGAGTTGAGGGAGATGGCTCCTGTCGGGCGGCGAAGAATCACTGCGAATCCGCACGCGAATGGCGGCCTGCTGCGGAAACCGATGGAGCTGCCGGACTTTCGCGACTATGCAGTAAAGGTGGAAAAGCCGGGGCAGATTGAGGTTTCGCCGACTGATGTGTTGGCACATTTCTTGCGTGATGCGATGAAGAGGAACATGACGAGCTTTCGCGTCTTCGGACCGGATGAGACGGCTTCTAATAAGTTGCAGGCTATTTATGAGGCGAGTGGAAAGACCTGGATGGCGAAGCTTCTGCCAGAGGATGCGGACGGCGGGGATCTTGCGCGAGATGGCCGCGTGATGGAGATTCTGAGCGAGCATACGCTGGAGGGATGGTTCGAAGGCTACGTGCTGACGGGAAGGCATGGCTTCTTTTCGACGTATGAGTCGTTTGTGCACATCATCGATTCGATGTTCAACCAACATGCGAAGTGGCTGGAGAAGAGCAAGTTGGAGTTGAGGTGGCGAGCGCCGATTTCATCGATCAATCTGCTGATTACTTCGTTGGTGTGGCGGCAGGATCACAATGGATTTACGCATCAGGATCCTGGATTTCTGGATGTAGTGACGAATAAGAGCCCGGAGGTGACGCGGATCTATCTGCCGCCGGATGCGAATTGTTTGTTGAGTGTTGGGGATCACTGTCTGCGCAGCTCCAATTATGTGAATGTGATTGTTGCGGACAAGGCGCCGCATCTGCAGTATTTGAATATGGATGATGCGGTGAAGCATTGCACGAAGGGAATTGGGATCTGGGACTTCGCGAGTAATGATGCGGGGGATGAGCCGGATGCGGTGATTGCGTGTGCGGGGGATATTCCGACGGAAGAGGCGTTGGCTGCTGTCGCGATTCTGCGAGAGCGATGTCCGGATGTGAAGATTCGGTTTGTGAATGTGGTGGATCTGTTCCGGTTGATGCCGGAGACGGAGCATCCGCATGGGCTTTCGGAGAAGGAGTTCGATAGCTTGTTTACGAAGAACAAGCCGGTGATCTTCAACTTCCATGCCTATGCTTCGCTGGTCCACAAGCTGACGTACAAGCGGACGAATCATGAGAACTTCCATGTGCGCGGGTACAAGGAGAAGGGCAATATCAATACTCCGCTGGAGTTGGCGATTCTGAATCAGATCGATCGGTTTGACCTGGCTATCGATGTGATCGATCGAGTGCCTCGGCTGCAGATGACGGCGGCTCATACGAAGGAGTGGCTGAAGGGGCAGATCATCGAAGCGGTGAACTACGCGCATGAGAACGGGATTGACAGCAAGGAGATTCGGGAGTGGAAGTGGCCTTTGTAG
- a CDS encoding O-antigen ligase family protein, which translates to MASTVDKTRDDLPLLSAATGFIFAFRVSLTFLWFQDEPQSGTIVWLALSLILLSLATLFTIGSATTSTASYRTTPIRWAAALLSLSFVSIFWSQAPLDAAAGYWLSWAADVATVWILLRDGDPEIKAAAIMKGFAYGACIVAIVAWAIPARDDLRLGDEIFLHPNTLGFLFAIATLLAIHLAHETTLWRWPALFLATTLLRTISKSAIFAFLLAFCFYLLRDSTLSRKIKIRIGIAAAAVLVSLSGLLEAYFTTYAAGTDPETLTGRTIIWAMSLEYALKKPLFGNGFYSYRFVVPPFGLFEAQQAHNELLQQFFALGAVGVLLTIGLYWTFFRQVRRAPASHLKTLAGTILLFALVRGLTDTQIYDLSLPLWLMIMLSILLSIRTPLSRPAETALYETSTT; encoded by the coding sequence ATGGCATCAACAGTCGATAAAACCCGCGACGACCTCCCTCTACTATCCGCCGCAACTGGCTTCATCTTCGCCTTCAGAGTCTCGCTGACTTTCCTCTGGTTTCAAGATGAGCCTCAGTCAGGAACCATCGTCTGGCTGGCGCTAAGCTTGATTCTTCTCTCCCTCGCAACGCTCTTCACTATAGGCAGCGCAACAACCTCCACCGCGTCATATCGCACCACACCCATTCGCTGGGCCGCCGCCCTACTCAGCCTCAGCTTCGTCAGTATCTTCTGGTCCCAGGCACCCCTCGATGCGGCCGCCGGTTACTGGCTCTCCTGGGCCGCAGACGTCGCCACCGTCTGGATTCTCCTGCGTGACGGCGACCCTGAGATCAAAGCAGCGGCCATCATGAAAGGTTTCGCCTACGGAGCCTGCATCGTGGCCATCGTCGCCTGGGCCATCCCTGCCCGAGACGACTTGCGCCTCGGGGATGAGATCTTCCTGCATCCAAACACACTCGGCTTCCTCTTCGCCATCGCCACGCTGCTGGCAATCCACCTCGCACACGAGACCACGCTCTGGCGATGGCCCGCACTCTTCCTTGCGACAACGCTTCTGCGCACCATCAGCAAAAGCGCCATCTTCGCCTTCCTCCTGGCCTTCTGCTTCTATCTCCTCCGAGACTCCACTCTATCCCGCAAAATAAAGATCAGAATCGGCATCGCCGCTGCAGCCGTCCTTGTCTCTCTCTCCGGTCTTCTCGAGGCCTACTTCACCACCTACGCCGCAGGCACCGATCCCGAAACCCTTACCGGCCGAACCATCATCTGGGCCATGTCTCTCGAATACGCCCTCAAAAAGCCCCTCTTCGGCAATGGCTTCTACTCCTACCGATTCGTCGTCCCACCCTTCGGACTCTTCGAAGCCCAGCAAGCCCACAACGAACTCCTTCAGCAGTTCTTCGCCTTAGGAGCCGTCGGCGTCCTCCTCACGATTGGCCTCTACTGGACCTTCTTTCGCCAGGTTCGCCGCGCGCCTGCATCTCATCTCAAAACACTCGCCGGCACAATACTCCTCTTCGCTCTCGTCCGAGGCCTCACCGACACCCAGATCTACGACCTCTCTCTTCCTCTCTGGCTAATGATCATGCTCTCCATCCTGCTCTCCATCCGTACTCCCCTATCCCGGCCCGCAGAGACAGCCCTCTACGAGACTTCCACCACATGA
- the fabF gene encoding beta-ketoacyl-ACP synthase II, with protein sequence MREQFRVVVTGVGLVSPVGVGTEMTWAALQRGDSGIDRISLFDPERFSCQFAGEVKGFIPENFVDRKDVKKMGRFIQFAMAAAQFAMEQSGLDMSAEDAERVGVYVGSGIGAFEVIEREHAKLQSGGPDRISPFFITATIANLAAGQISIRYGATGPNLTCATACTTGAHGVGEAFRIIQRGDADAMICGGSEAAVTPLSVGGFGAMRALSTRNDDPVRASRPWDRGRDGFVVGEGAGILVLEEREHAVRRGATILAEIVGYAANSDAFHTNAPPEDGRGVRRVMQLALKDAGLEPSAIQYLNAHATSTPLGDRAEARAISETFGDHALSLLVSSTKSMTGHLLGGAGSLEAGITVLALRDQIAPPTTNIEDLDEVVQFGLVKDKVVSVPMEYAMSNSFGFGGTNASLIFRVHHPDV encoded by the coding sequence ATGAGAGAACAGTTTCGCGTTGTGGTGACCGGTGTTGGGCTGGTGAGTCCGGTAGGGGTTGGCACGGAGATGACCTGGGCCGCGCTGCAAAGGGGGGACTCCGGCATCGATAGAATCTCACTCTTTGATCCGGAGAGATTCAGCTGCCAGTTTGCTGGGGAGGTGAAGGGTTTTATTCCTGAGAACTTTGTCGATCGCAAGGATGTGAAGAAGATGGGGCGCTTCATTCAGTTTGCGATGGCTGCGGCGCAGTTTGCGATGGAGCAGTCGGGACTGGATATGTCTGCTGAGGACGCGGAGCGGGTGGGCGTGTACGTCGGCAGTGGGATCGGGGCGTTCGAGGTGATCGAGCGGGAACATGCGAAGCTGCAGAGCGGAGGGCCGGACAGAATATCGCCGTTCTTTATTACGGCAACGATTGCGAATCTGGCGGCGGGGCAGATCTCGATACGGTATGGGGCTACTGGGCCGAATCTGACGTGCGCCACTGCTTGTACGACGGGAGCGCATGGAGTTGGCGAAGCATTTCGGATTATTCAGAGAGGCGATGCGGATGCGATGATCTGCGGCGGGAGTGAAGCAGCTGTTACGCCGCTTTCGGTAGGCGGGTTTGGTGCGATGCGGGCGCTGTCGACGCGGAATGACGATCCTGTGCGGGCGTCGCGGCCGTGGGATCGCGGGCGCGATGGGTTCGTTGTGGGCGAGGGCGCAGGGATTCTTGTGCTTGAAGAGCGAGAGCATGCGGTGCGGCGTGGCGCGACGATTTTGGCTGAGATCGTGGGTTACGCGGCGAACTCGGATGCGTTTCATACAAATGCTCCGCCTGAGGATGGGCGCGGAGTCCGCCGAGTGATGCAGTTGGCGCTCAAGGATGCCGGGCTTGAGCCGAGTGCGATTCAGTATTTGAATGCGCATGCTACCTCTACTCCGCTTGGAGACAGAGCGGAGGCGAGGGCGATTAGCGAGACGTTTGGCGATCACGCGTTGAGCCTTCTGGTGAGTTCGACGAAGTCGATGACGGGGCATCTGCTGGGTGGCGCGGGAAGTCTTGAGGCAGGCATTACGGTATTGGCCTTGCGGGATCAGATTGCTCCTCCGACGACGAACATCGAAGATCTGGATGAGGTGGTTCAGTTTGGATTGGTGAAGGACAAAGTTGTCAGCGTGCCGATGGAGTATGCGATGTCGAACTCGTTCGGATTTGGAGGAACCAACGCTTCGCTGATATTCCGGGTACACCATCCTGATGTGTAA
- a CDS encoding acetate/propionate family kinase: protein MHILVINSGSSSIKFSLFEAQGEEPRSLFEGEVIGIGGVKASFKFRDAGGRDLSGGRNEVKAQTALEAIGLVVGAVSGQGLPTVDAVGYRVVHPGAKLDRHQRITEEVLKDLEEAVVFAPLHDPAVIEVIKDMMVKFPGVAHYACFDTVFHQTMSEAATTYPIPMEYRERGVRRYGFHGLSCESIVRQLRAEKELSFPKRMVIAHLGSGCSVTALVDGCSIDTTMGLTPTGGVVMGTRPGDLDPGLVLYLLRQMKGDQVAALEKMLNHDAGMVALSGMLNDMKAVREAVVKGDAQASLAVEIFTRSVKKALGGFIALMGGIDAVVFAGGIGEHDTRSRPEILAGMDDLGISVNSELNGAGGDAVRQISASDSVTAVLVVPAKEDWMIAMHVHRMAQSAK from the coding sequence GTGCACATACTCGTTATCAATAGCGGATCTTCGTCGATAAAGTTTTCCCTGTTTGAAGCTCAGGGAGAGGAACCTCGGTCGTTGTTTGAGGGTGAGGTGATCGGGATTGGTGGGGTGAAGGCGAGTTTCAAATTTCGCGACGCTGGTGGACGAGATTTAAGCGGAGGACGTAACGAGGTAAAGGCGCAGACTGCGCTAGAGGCGATCGGGCTGGTGGTTGGAGCGGTGAGTGGGCAGGGTTTGCCGACTGTGGATGCGGTGGGATATCGGGTCGTGCATCCGGGAGCGAAGCTTGACCGGCATCAGCGGATTACCGAAGAGGTGCTGAAGGATCTCGAGGAGGCGGTGGTGTTTGCGCCTCTGCATGATCCTGCGGTGATTGAAGTGATCAAAGACATGATGGTGAAGTTTCCTGGGGTAGCGCATTATGCCTGCTTTGATACGGTGTTTCACCAGACGATGTCTGAGGCTGCGACGACGTATCCGATTCCGATGGAGTATCGCGAGCGGGGAGTTCGGCGATATGGATTTCATGGATTGAGCTGCGAGTCGATTGTGCGGCAGTTACGCGCAGAGAAGGAGCTTTCGTTTCCGAAGCGGATGGTGATTGCGCATCTCGGGAGCGGATGCAGCGTTACGGCGTTGGTGGATGGATGCTCTATCGACACGACAATGGGACTGACGCCTACGGGTGGAGTGGTGATGGGGACACGGCCGGGTGATCTCGATCCGGGGCTGGTGCTCTATCTGCTGCGGCAGATGAAGGGAGATCAGGTTGCGGCGCTGGAGAAGATGCTGAACCATGATGCGGGGATGGTGGCGCTTTCTGGGATGCTGAACGATATGAAGGCTGTGCGGGAGGCGGTGGTGAAGGGCGACGCACAGGCAAGCCTGGCGGTGGAGATATTTACTCGGAGTGTGAAGAAGGCGCTGGGCGGCTTTATTGCGTTGATGGGCGGAATTGATGCGGTGGTGTTTGCTGGTGGAATCGGAGAGCATGATACGCGGTCGCGGCCGGAGATACTGGCCGGGATGGACGATTTGGGTATTTCTGTTAATTCTGAGTTGAACGGTGCAGGGGGCGACGCTGTCCGACAGATAAGTGCATCTGACTCAGTGACGGCAGTGCTTGTCGTTCCGGCTAAGGAAGATTGGATGATCGCGATGCATGTTCATCGAATGGCCCAATCTGCGAAATGA